Within Microbacterium proteolyticum, the genomic segment CCGCGCGCCCAGGGTGTCGCGGCGGTGACCGGCTCCGAGGCCCGCCGCGATGGAATCGCCGAGGAGGAGCAGCTCCACCGGCGCGCCCGCGTGCTTCTTACGCCGCCACACCCGGTCGGCATCCAGCGCCTGCTCCCCCAGCGGCTTGCCGATACGGCGACGGGCGATCGCCGCCTGGCGGGCGATCAGGGTCCGCACCCCCACCGCGGCGGTGCCGAGCACCGCGACCAACGATGCCACGGTGACGGTGATCGGCCGACGCCTGCGCATGCCGACATCCCACCTCGCCGCGGTGAACGGCGGGTGACGCGCCGGGGCGTCCGGAGCGGCGGAGCGGGCTTAGGGAGCTGTGGTCGTCACCGCGGATGGCCGGTGGTGGTTCTGCAGGTAGTCCGCGAGGCGATTCACCCCGTCGTCGATGCGGTCGCCGTCGCTGGCGAAGCACCACCGGACGAAGCCCTCTCCCTCGTCACCGAAAGCGATCCCCGGAGCGAGGCCGAGGCCGACCTTGTCGATCAGGTCGCGGCAGAACGCGAGGCTGTCGGTGACGCCCTCCACACGGAAGAAGCTGTACATGGCCCCTCGGGCCGGGGCGCCCAGTTCGACCTGCGGCAGGGCGCCGAGCGCGGTCGCCAGGTGATCACGCGAACGGCGCAGGCGGCTGACGGTGTCGGCGATGATCGGTTCGCCGTGTCGCACCGCATGTTCGGCGGCGGCCTGGACGAAGCCGGGTGAACACGTGGTGGAGAACTCGATGAGTTTCGACATCTCGGGGATGAGCACGGCGGGGGCGGTGATCCACCCGATCCGCCAGCCGGTCATGAGCCACGTCTTCGAGAAGGAGTTGGTGCTCACGAGCCGGTCGCTCGCGTCGGCGATGTCGAGGAACGACGGCGCGGCGTCTCCCGCGAAGTAATAGCGCTCGTACACGTCGTCGGAGACCACCCAGATGCCGAGGCGCCGGCAGTGCTCGAGGATCACCCGCTGCTCGGCAGCGGTGAGGACCCAGCTGGTCGGATTGTTCGGCGAGTTGATGAGCAGGGCTTTGGTGCCGGGAGTGAGCGCCGAGAGCAGGCGATCCAGATCCAGCTGCCAGCCGGCCGGACCGAAATCCAGCGACACGGTCTCGACGACCGCGCCGTACACCTTGGGCATCTCGACGAGATTGGGCCACAACGGGGTCACGGCGACCACCCGGTCGCCCGTGGTGATCAGCGCCTGGACGGTGATCATGAGCGCGGCCGTGCCGGAGTTCGTCACGGCGATCCGATCCGCCTCGACCGCTCCGTGCAGAGTCGCGCCGTAATCGGCGAGCGCCGACCGGAGCGAGGCCGTCCCGAGGCCGTGGGTGTAGAACACGTTGCCCGCGTCGAGCTCGGCGATGGCGACGTCGCGAATGGCCTGGGGCGTGGGTACGTCCGGCTCGCCGAACCAGAACGGCAGCACGCCGGGTCGTCCCATGCCGGCGTTCGCGACGTCGCGGATCTTCGACGAGCGCAGCGCCCGCACACCTTCGCGCGCGCGCAGGTCCGGGTTCGACAGCGGATTCTCCACGTCGACGCTCCCTCCGAGGGTGATGGTCATGTCGTGACGACTCTCCCCTCCACGGTGTGCGATTGTCAAGTTTCGGCGTGTGCCACTGGACATTCGATCACCGCGAAGCGACTATTGTCGCTGTGTGCAGAGTCCGAGGGCACGAGAGGGAGCGAACATGAAACCGGTCGACACGCGGCATCCGACATCCGCCCTCACTCCCGTGAGCCGGGCGGCACTGCAGCCCGTCCCCGACCCCGTCGCCGTCGACGCCACGGACCTGGCCCTGCTCAGACTTCTCGCCGCGGATGCACGGCTCTCGCAACGGCAGCTCGCTCGCGAGATCGAGATGTCGGCGGGCGCGGTGGGCGAGCGCCTCGCCCGGCTCGAACGCCTGGGAGTGCTGCAGCGCTACACCGTGGCCGTCGACTGGGCGCGGATCGGGTACCCGTTGTCGGTCTTCCTGCCCATCGTGGCCGCCGTCGGCACCGACATCACCGAGATCCTCGAGCACCTCTCCCGCCTGCCCGAGGTGGAGAGCATCAACGTCGTCTCCGGCGCCTACGACCTGCTGGTCTTCGTCCGCGTGCGCGACAACCAGCACCTCACCGACCTGCTGCTCGATCGGATCTGGCCGATCCCCAGCCTGCAGCGCACGGAGACGCTGCTCTGCCTGGCGTCGACGAAGCAGAAGAACTTCACCGAGGAGCTGCTCGCCGTCCTCGTCGAGCAGTCACGTACCGCCACCGATTGACACGATCGACCGCCACCCGAGGATCTGCCCACCATGAGTCACCGCACCCTGCCCGTCCTCCCCGCCGACCCCGATGCGCTCCTCGTCGGACGCGTGTGGGATCCGTCCCTCGGCGGGCCGCGCGTGGTCGCTGTGCGCGGTGTCGACGTCTACGACCTGACGGCCGTGGCCGGCACCGTCGCGGAACTGCTCGAGCGGGACGACCGCCTCAGCATCGTCGCGGGCGCGTGCGAGGGCGAGCCCACGTGGGACGCGAACGACCTCGTCGACGCCTCCCTCGCCCAGGCCGCCGACCGCCCGACCCTCCTCGCCCCCATCGATCTCCAGGTCGTCAAAGCGTGCGGCGTCACCTTCGTCGACAGCATGATCGAGCGGGTCATCGAGGAGCGCATCAGCGGGGACCCGACCCGCGCCGCGACCGCCCGCGCTCAGGTCGCGGAGGCGCTGGGCGGCGAGATCTCCGCCATCCGGCCGGGCTCGCCCGAAGCCCTCCGGGCCAAGACGATCCTCCAGCAGCAAGGACTGTGGTCGCAGTACCTCGAGGTCGGCATCGGCCCCGACCCCGAAGTCTTCACGAAGGCGCCCGTCCTCGCCTCCGTGGGCGTGGGCGCGCACATCGGCGTCCCCCGGGCATCTCACTGGAACAACCCCGAACCCGAGCTCGTTCTCATCGTCTCCTCCCGAGGCGAGATGGTCGGCGCCTCGCTCGGCAACGACGTCAACCTGCGCGACGTCGAGGGCCGCTCGGCCCTGCTGCTGGGCAAAGCGAAAGACAACAACGCCTCCAGCGCCGTCGGCCCCTTCATCCGCTTGTTCACGGCGGACTTCACTCTCGACACCCTGCGCACCGAGGAGATCCTCCTGCACGTGACCGGCACCGACGGGTTCCACCTCGAGGGACGGAACAGCCTCGCCCGCATCAGTCGCCCCTTCGAAGAGCTCGTGGCAGCGACCGTGGGAGACCACCATCAGTACCCCGATGGCTTCGCGCTGTACACGGGCACCCTCTTCGCCCCCACAGCCGACCGCGACGTCGCGGGGCAGGGATTCACGCACAAGCCCGGCGACGTCGTTCGGATTCACAGCGAGCACCTGGGCACCCTGGTGAACACCGTCGGCATCGCCGAGGAACTCCCCCGGTGGACCTTCGGTCTGACCCAGCTCCTGCGCCACCTCATCGCCCTCGAGACGACCGCTCGATGACCCCCGAAACGAGTACTGAGATGACGACGATTCCGGATACCGCGCCCGACGCGCTCGAGACGCTCCTCGCCCGGGCCGAAACCGCCTCCGACCGCTGGGCTCGGACGGGACGATCGGCGCGCGCCGCCGTGCTGACCTCCATCGCCGATCGCCTCGACGCGGGTGCCGACGAGCTCGTGCCGATCGCCGTCCGCGAGACGCATCTGACCGAGGCACGGCTCCTCGGGGAGCTGACGCGGACGACCTTTCAGCTCCGCTTGTTCGCGGAGGTCCTCCGGGACGGCGGCTACCTCGACGCCCGGATCGACCATGCGGATCCGGCGTGGCCGATGGGCGCCCGCCCCGATCTGCGCCGGATCCTCGAGCCGCTCGGCCCCGTCGTCGTCTTCGCCGCGAGCAATTTCCCGTTCGCGTTCAGCGTCGCCGGCGGTGACACGGCGGCCGCGCTGGCGGCCGGGTGCGCGGTGATCGTGAAAGCCCACCCCGGACACCCCGAGCTGTCCGCACGCACGGGCGAGCTGATTCGCGAAGCCCTCGCCGCCACGGGGGCACCGGGGGGGATCCTCGACGTCATCCACGGCGATGAGGCCGGTCGCATCGCCCTCACCGACCCCCGGGTCAAAGCCGCGTCCTTCACCGGATCCATCCAGGGGGGTCGAGCCCTCTTCGACCTCGCGAACTCCCGACCCGAACCCATTCCGTTCTACGGCGAGCTGGGGAGCGTCAACCCCGTCTTCGTCACGAAGGCCGCCGACGCCGCACGGGCCGAGGAGATCGCCCGACAGTTCCTCGCCTCGATGACGCTGGGCGCGGGGCAGTTCTGCACGAAGCCCGGGGTCCTGCTCGTCCCCCACGACTCGCCGATCCCCCACGTGCTGCGCGACCTCGCTCCTCCGGCACCCGCCGCGCTGCTGAACGCCCGTATCCAGCGCGGGTACACCGACGTGTTGGGCGATCTCCTGGCGCACCCCGACGTCACCCTGATCACATCGGCGGACGGTGCCTTCGCCGATCCGCCGACACCCACCGTCCTGACCGTCGACATCGACGCGGTGCTGCGCGCGCGGGAAGAGCTGTTCCGAGAGTGCTTCGGACCGACCGGGATCGTCGTCACCTACCGCGACGAAAGGCAACTCCTCGACTTCGCCGCAGCGATCGACGGGCAGCTCACGGCCACCCTCATGGGTCAGGGCGACGAGAACTATCTCCCCGAACTGGTCCGGCTCCTCGCGAGACGCGCGGGGCGCCTGCTCTGGAATCAGTGGCCCACCGGCGTCTCCGTCACCTACGCCCAGCATCACGGCGGCCCGTATCCCGCGACCACCGCCGCCGGGACCACGTCGGTGGGGACCGCCGCGATCACCAGATTCCTCCGGCCCGTCGCCTACCAGGGGTTCCCCCTCGACCTCCTGCCGCACGAACTCACGGACACGCCGACGCAGAACGTGCCCCGGTTGATCGACGGCCGTCTCGGCTGACGGCGACCGATCGACTCGGGTCGGGCGGCGCGTCGGCGACGTGGCGACTCAGTCGGCGAGGTGCCGACGCCCGCGCGCCCGGAGCACCAGCGCGAGGACGAGCACCGCCGCCGCGAGCAGGACGTCGAGGGCGAGCCCCGCCAGCAGCTCGTCACGGCCGACGACACCCGTGAACGACACCACCCCGCCGATCACGATCACCCCGAACGACAGCGCCAGCTGCTGGGCGGTGCTGAACATGCCGCCCGAGAGGCCGGCGGCCCGGACGGGGACCTCGCGCACGACGAGCTGCGTGAGCGGCGAGAAGATCAGCGCCTGCCCGGCGCCGAGGAGCACCAATGCGGGCTGCAACCACAGACCGATGTCCGGCCCCCAGGCCAGCACGACGGTTCCGGTCATCGCGAGCAGGGCGACCAGCTGCACCCCGACGCCCCACGCCAGCGTCGCGTCGCCGAGCCGCGCCTGCACCCGGGCGACGGTGAGCGACACCACCGCGAACACCACGGCGAACGGCAGGAGCGCCAAACCCGCCTGGAGGGAGGTCATCCCGCCGTGCTCCACGGCCCGCGGGAACACGTACAGCAGGGCCGAGTAACCGGCGAAGAACAGCGCCGCCGACAGCAGGCCGAGCTGCAACGGGCGCAGGCGCAGCACGCTCGGCGGCAGGAGCGGTACGCGCCCGCTCCGCTCCACGGCATCCTGATGCCGCCACATCGCCACCAGCGCGACGGCGGAGACGACCAGGGCCCCGAGCACGGGCCACGACCAGTTCCACGCCGGCCCGAAGGTGAGGGCGACGGAGGCGGCGAGGATGCCGACACCGAGCGCGGCCGTGCCCACCAGGTCGATCGCGACGTGCTCGTGCGAACGACTCCGCGGGGCGAGCGGCGCGAGGGCGATGGCGGCGGCGGCGACCAGCGCCACGACGACGAAGACCGCCCGCCAGCCGTCGACGACGCCGAAGCTCGTCGCGGCGAGCGCACCGCCCGCGACCTGCCCGACCGCCGATCCGATCCCGCCGCTCGCGCCGAACGCGGCGATCGCCCGCGTGCGGGCCGCGCCGCGCGAGGTCGCCTGAATGGTCGCGAGCACCTGCGGGGTGCACAGTGCCGCCCCCAGCCCCTGGACGACGCGGGCGGCCACGAGGGTCTGCACCGACGGCGCCAGCGCGCACGCGACCGCCGAGACGAGGAACAGCCCCATGCCGACCGTGTAGAGACGGTGTCTGCCGAAGCGGTCGCCCAAGCGACCACCGAGGATCAGGAACACCGCGAACGGGATGCCGTACCCGGCGATGACGAGCTCGAGCGAGACGTCGTCCGCCCCGAACCGTTCGCGCAGCGTCGGCAGGATGACGGTGACCGCGTTGAACGCGAACGTGCCGACCCCGGGTCCGAGGAGGAACCCGATGTAGCGCCAGGTCGGGACCGCCGGTGCGGTGTCTCCCGGCACGGGGGTCGCG encodes:
- a CDS encoding fumarylacetoacetate hydrolase family protein, whose amino-acid sequence is MSHRTLPVLPADPDALLVGRVWDPSLGGPRVVAVRGVDVYDLTAVAGTVAELLERDDRLSIVAGACEGEPTWDANDLVDASLAQAADRPTLLAPIDLQVVKACGVTFVDSMIERVIEERISGDPTRAATARAQVAEALGGEISAIRPGSPEALRAKTILQQQGLWSQYLEVGIGPDPEVFTKAPVLASVGVGAHIGVPRASHWNNPEPELVLIVSSRGEMVGASLGNDVNLRDVEGRSALLLGKAKDNNASSAVGPFIRLFTADFTLDTLRTEEILLHVTGTDGFHLEGRNSLARISRPFEELVAATVGDHHQYPDGFALYTGTLFAPTADRDVAGQGFTHKPGDVVRIHSEHLGTLVNTVGIAEELPRWTFGLTQLLRHLIALETTAR
- a CDS encoding Lrp/AsnC family transcriptional regulator — translated: MKPVDTRHPTSALTPVSRAALQPVPDPVAVDATDLALLRLLAADARLSQRQLAREIEMSAGAVGERLARLERLGVLQRYTVAVDWARIGYPLSVFLPIVAAVGTDITEILEHLSRLPEVESINVVSGAYDLLVFVRVRDNQHLTDLLLDRIWPIPSLQRTETLLCLASTKQKNFTEELLAVLVEQSRTATD
- a CDS encoding MFS transporter; its protein translation is MTTSARPDTGATPVPGDTAPAVPTWRYIGFLLGPGVGTFAFNAVTVILPTLRERFGADDVSLELVIAGYGIPFAVFLILGGRLGDRFGRHRLYTVGMGLFLVSAVACALAPSVQTLVAARVVQGLGAALCTPQVLATIQATSRGAARTRAIAAFGASGGIGSAVGQVAGGALAATSFGVVDGWRAVFVVVALVAAAAIALAPLAPRSRSHEHVAIDLVGTAALGVGILAASVALTFGPAWNWSWPVLGALVVSAVALVAMWRHQDAVERSGRVPLLPPSVLRLRPLQLGLLSAALFFAGYSALLYVFPRAVEHGGMTSLQAGLALLPFAVVFAVVSLTVARVQARLGDATLAWGVGVQLVALLAMTGTVVLAWGPDIGLWLQPALVLLGAGQALIFSPLTQLVVREVPVRAAGLSGGMFSTAQQLALSFGVIVIGGVVSFTGVVGRDELLAGLALDVLLAAAVLVLALVLRARGRRHLAD
- a CDS encoding pyridoxal phosphate-dependent aminotransferase translates to MTITLGGSVDVENPLSNPDLRAREGVRALRSSKIRDVANAGMGRPGVLPFWFGEPDVPTPQAIRDVAIAELDAGNVFYTHGLGTASLRSALADYGATLHGAVEADRIAVTNSGTAALMITVQALITTGDRVVAVTPLWPNLVEMPKVYGAVVETVSLDFGPAGWQLDLDRLLSALTPGTKALLINSPNNPTSWVLTAAEQRVILEHCRRLGIWVVSDDVYERYYFAGDAAPSFLDIADASDRLVSTNSFSKTWLMTGWRIGWITAPAVLIPEMSKLIEFSTTCSPGFVQAAAEHAVRHGEPIIADTVSRLRRSRDHLATALGALPQVELGAPARGAMYSFFRVEGVTDSLAFCRDLIDKVGLGLAPGIAFGDEGEGFVRWCFASDGDRIDDGVNRLADYLQNHHRPSAVTTTAP
- a CDS encoding aldehyde dehydrogenase (NADP(+)) — translated: MTTIPDTAPDALETLLARAETASDRWARTGRSARAAVLTSIADRLDAGADELVPIAVRETHLTEARLLGELTRTTFQLRLFAEVLRDGGYLDARIDHADPAWPMGARPDLRRILEPLGPVVVFAASNFPFAFSVAGGDTAAALAAGCAVIVKAHPGHPELSARTGELIREALAATGAPGGILDVIHGDEAGRIALTDPRVKAASFTGSIQGGRALFDLANSRPEPIPFYGELGSVNPVFVTKAADAARAEEIARQFLASMTLGAGQFCTKPGVLLVPHDSPIPHVLRDLAPPAPAALLNARIQRGYTDVLGDLLAHPDVTLITSADGAFADPPTPTVLTVDIDAVLRAREELFRECFGPTGIVVTYRDERQLLDFAAAIDGQLTATLMGQGDENYLPELVRLLARRAGRLLWNQWPTGVSVTYAQHHGGPYPATTAAGTTSVGTAAITRFLRPVAYQGFPLDLLPHELTDTPTQNVPRLIDGRLG